One segment of Anopheles stephensi strain Indian chromosome 3, UCI_ANSTEP_V1.0, whole genome shotgun sequence DNA contains the following:
- the LOC118509872 gene encoding uncharacterized protein LOC118509872, whose amino-acid sequence MKSLIVCLLLALAGQTLAQSQEEFVEYLLEIQYQAEAIHQLMEGTFDNVRFSMSDQLVELNRRLIARMNEALEEVERIREDTEAFVGESSAPASCVDVATANWAIEIDWVGQALSRCASRANVEITSRTADVHAALEAAQVASTELQNIVVRGFIDWNAIDYTEQISAIVGAQIQDKYDYFSRITQSNLERTLQAIFDLDDNLLPEIVTCVERGVERFNNYGRVIRDTLFFCSQ is encoded by the exons ATGAAGAGTTTGATCGTTTGTCTGCTGCTGGCCCTGGCTGGTCAA ACTCTGGCTCAAAGCCAAGAGGAGTTCGTGGAGTACCTGTTGGAGATCCAATATCAGGCAGAAGCTATCCACCAGTTGATGGAGGGAACGTTCGACAATGTCCGCTTCTCGATGAGTGACCAGCTGGTCGAGCTGAACCGTCGGTTGATTGCCCGCATGAACGAAGCTCTCGAGGAGGTCGAACGGATCCGTGAAGATACGGAAGCGTTCGTCGGAGAATCGTCGGCTCCTGCTAGCTGCGTTGATGTGGCCACCGCCAACTGGGCAATTGAAATCGATTGGGTCGGACAGGCTCTGTCGCGTTGTGCCAGTCGTGCCAACGTGGAGATCACCTCGCGTACTGCCGACGTTCATGCTGCTCTAGAAGCCGCCCAGGTTGCTTCGACGGAGCTGCAGAACATTGTTGTCCGTGGGTTCATCGACTGGAACGCGATTGACTACACTGAGCAGATCTCGGCTATTGTCGGAGCTCAGATTCAAGACAAGTACGATTATTTCTCCAGAATCACCCAGTCCAACCTGGAACGCACTCTGCAGGCCATTTTCGATCTGGACGACAATCTGTTGCCCGAGATCGTGACCTGCGTTGAGCGTGGCGTTGAGCGTTTCAACAACTACGGTCGTGTCATCCGTGATACGCTGTTCTTCTGCTCGCAGTAA
- the LOC118509873 gene encoding uncharacterized protein LOC118509873 encodes MKSLFVCLLLALAGQSLAQSENDFLEYLMDIQSRAEEVHQMMENTFDDIRSQMSDQLVELNRQLIARMNEALEEIEDVREDTEAFVGDSSAPGTCVDVVVANWGNEIEWVGQALSNCASRANLEITARTADVHAALEAAQVASTELQNIVVRGFIDWNAIDYTEELSDIVGAQIEDREDYFHRITHPNLNRVLQTIADLDDNLLPEIVTCVQRGVERFSNYGQVIRDTLSFCSQ; translated from the exons ATGAAgagcttgttcgtttgtttgctgctggccCTGGCCGGACAG TCTCTTGCTCAAAGCGAAAACGACTTTTTGGAGTACCTGATGGACATACAGAGCCGTGCGGAGGAAGTGCATCAGATGATGGAAAATACGTTTGATGATATTCGCTCCCAAATGAGCGACCAGCTGGTCGAGCTGAACCGTCAGTTGATTGCCCGCATGAACGAAGCTCTCGAAGAGATTGAAGATGTCCGTGAGGATACGGAAGCATTCGTTGGCGACTCGTCAGCACCCGGTACCTGCGTTGATGTGGTCGTCGCCAACTGGGGCAATGAGATCGAGTGGGTCGGACAGGCGCTGTCGAACTGTGCCAGTCGTGCCAACCTTGAGATCACCGCGCGTACTGCCGACGTTCATGCTGCCCTGGAAGCTGCTCAAGTTGCTTCGACGGAGCTGCAGAACATTGTTGTCCGTGGGTTCATCGACTGGAACGCGATTGACTACACCGAAGAGCTGTCGGACATTGTCGGAGCTCAGATTGAGGACAGGGAAGACTATTTCCACCGAATCACCCACCCTAACCTGAACCGCGTTCTGCAAACGATTGCTGATTTGGATGACAATCTGTTGCCCGAGATTGTGACCTGCGTTCAGCGCGGTGTTGAGCGTTTCAGCAACTACGGACAAGTTATCCGCGATACGCTGTCCTTCTGCTCGCAATAA